CCGGGTGGGGCCACCGCCGCCTGGGACCTCGAGCCGGACCTGCTGGTGGTCGGCAAGCCGATCGGCGGCGGCGTGCCGGTGGCGGCGTACGGCATGACGGCGGAGGTGGCCGAGCGACTGGCCGGCCCGATGCTGGGTCACGAGATCGACGTGGCCGGCGTGGGCGGCACCCTGACCGGGAACGCACTCGCGCTGGCGGCGGTCCGGGCGACCCTCTCCTCGTGCCTGCGCGAGGAGGACTTCGCCCGGGCGGTGCCGCTGGCCGAGCGCTTCACCGACGGCGTCGCCTCCGTCATCGACGAGCACGGGCTGCCGTGGCACGTGCAACGGCTGGGGTGCCGGGCGGAGTACTGGTTCTGTCCCCCACCTCATGACGGCGCCACCGCTGCTGCCGCGGTCGACGAGGAGCTCGAGGGATTCCTGCACCTGTGGTGCCTCAACCGGGGAGTGCTGCTCACCCCGTTCCACAACATGGCGCTGTTCAGCCCGGTCCACACCGAGGCGGACGTCGACCGCCACACCGAGGTGTTCGCCGACGCCGTCGCGACCCTGGTCACCGGATGACCGACGCGCCACGCGTGCCCGGCGACGTGCTCATCCACCTGCGGCGCGCCCGTGACCACCTCGACCGCCACTTCGCCGACGACTTCGACCTCGACCTGCTGGCCAGGCTGGCCGGGCTGAGCCGTTTCCACTTCCTGCGGTCCTTCGCCGCGACCTACCGGCTCACCCCCGCCGCCTACCTCGCGGAACGGCGCATCGAGCGTGCCCAGGACCTGCTGCGTGCGGCGAACCTGACCGTCACCGAGGTGTGCCACGCCGTGGGCTACAGCAGCCTCGGGTCGTTCAGCTCGACGTTCCGGGAGATCGTCGGAGAATCCCCCAGCGAGTTCCAGCGGCGCTACGCCGCGCAGGGGACCCCGCGGATCCCCGGCTGCTACGTGTTCATGGCCGGCCTCGTCGAGCGCAGCACCGCAACGCAGGAGAAGGCGGCCGACGGGGGGCGTCCCTAGGGTCGGGGCATGATCACCAACATCTCCCTGCTGTCCCTGTGGGTGAAGGACATCGACGAGTCCAAGGCCTTCTACACCGACGTGCTCGGCTTCGAGGTCGGGGAGGATCTCCAGCTCGGCCCCGACTTCCGGTGGTGCACCGTCGTCCACCCGGCGCAGCCCGAGATCCAGCTCCACCTGTCCACACCCAGCAACCCGCTCCCCGACTACCTGGTCGAGGCCATGAACCGGGCCCAGGACGAGGGCGGGCTGCCGGGCGTCGGGATGAACGTCGACGACTGCCGGGCGACCTACGAGGAGCTCCGCGCGAAGGGGGTGGAGTTCCTGCAGCCTCCCGAGGAACGGCCCTACGGGATCGAGGCGCTGATGCGCGACAACTCCGGCAACTGGATGGTCCTGGTGGAGAAGCGCGACTACTCCCCCGAGGACTTCGAGGGCGTCGACCTCGGCTGAGGGCCGTTGCCCCCAAGACGCACGAAGGCCCCGGACCTGGCGGTCCGGGGCCTTGCGTGTGGATCAGCCGGTCAGGGACCGGCACCGATCACTGGGTGATCTTGGTGACCCGGCCGGCGCCGACGGTGCGGCCACCCTCACGGATGGCGAACCGCAGGCCCTCGTCCATGGCGATCGGCTGGATGAGCTCCACCGTCATCTCGGTGTTGTCACCCGGCATGACCATCTCCTTGCCCTCGGGCAGGGTGACGACGCCGGTCACGTCCGTGGTCCGGAAGTAGAACTGCGGACGGTAGTTGTTGAAGAACGGCGTGTGACGGCCGCCCTCCTCCTTCGAGAGGATGTAGACCGAGGCCTCGAAGTTGGTGTGCGGAGTGGTGGTGCCGGGCTTGGCCACGACCATGCCGCGCTCCACGTCCTCGCGCTTCGTGCCGCGGAGCAGCAGACCGACGTTCTCACCGGCCTGGCCCTCGTCGAGCAGCTTGCGGAACATCTCGACACCGGTGACGGTCGTCTTCTGCGAGCCCTCGCGGATGCCGAGGATCTCGACCTCCTCGTTGACCTTGACGATGCCGCGCTCGATGCGGCCCGTGATCACGGTGCCGCGGCCGGTGATGGTGAAGACGTCCTCGACCGGCATCAGGAACGGCTTGTCGGTGTCGCGCTCCGGCTGGGGGATGTACTCGTCGACAGCGTCCATCAGCTCGCCGATGGAGTCGGCCCACTTCTGCTCGCCCTGCAGGGCCGGGAACGCCGCGACCTTGACGACCGGGACGTCGTCGCCCGGGAACTCGTACTCGGTCAGCAGCTCGCGGACCTCCATCTCGACGAGCTCGATGAGCTCCTCGTCGTCCACCATGTCGCACTTGTTCAGCGCGACGACCAGGGCGGGCACGCCGACCTGGCGGGCGAGCAGCACGTGCTCACGCGTCTGCGGCATCGGACCGTCGGTCGCGGCCACCACCAGGATCGCACCGTCCATCTGGGCAGCGCCGGTGATCATGTTCTTGATGTAGTCGGCGTGACCCGGGCAGTCGACGTGGGCGTAGTGACGCGCCTCGGTCTGGTACTCGATGTGCGCGATCGAGATCGTGATACCGCGCTGGCGCTCCTCGGGGGCCTTGTCGATCGAGTCGAACGGCGACTCCTCGTTGAGGTCCGGGTGCTTGTCGTGCAGCACCTTCGAGATGGCAGCCGTCAGCGTGGTCTTGCCGTGGTCGATGTGACCGATGGTGCCGATGTTGACGTGCGGCTTGGTCCGCTCGAACTTCGCCTTAGCCACTGTGGGCTCCTCCTGGTGTGGTTGTTTCTTGACTCGTTGGGTGTGTGGTGACCGAGGGTCAGTGCCAGTGATCCCGCAGGATCACTCGCCGCGGACCTTCTTGACGATCTCGTCGGCGATGCTCTGGGGAACCTCGGCGTACGAGTCGAACTCCATCGAGTACGACGCCTGACCGGAGGTCTTGGACCTCAGGTCGCCAACGTACCCGAACATCTCGGACAGGGGGACGAGGGCGTCGACCACCCGGTCGCCGTGCCTCTCCTCCATGTTGCGCACCTGCCCGCGCCGGCTGTTGATGTCGCCGATCACGTCGCCGAGGAAGTTCTCGGGCGTGGTGACCTCGACCGCGAACATCGGCTCGAGCAGGACCGGCTTCGCCATCCGGGCGGCCTCCTTGAAGGCCTGGTTGCCGGCGATCTTGAACGCGAGCTCGGAGGAGTCGACGTCGTGGTAGGCGCCGTCCTCGAGGGTGAACTTCACGTCGACCATCGGGTAGCCGGCGAGCACGCCGAACTCCATGGCCTCCTGACCGCCCTGGTCGACCGAGGGGATGTACTCCTTCGGCACCCGACCACCGGTGACGTTGTTGGCGAACTCGTAGCCCGCGCCGGTTCCGGTCTCGGGGTCGACGTTCGGCTCGAGGGTGACGACCACCTTCGCGAACTGACCCGAACCACCGGTCTGCTTCTTGTGGGTGTAGCTGTGGTTCTCGACCCGCTTGCGCAGGGTCTCGCGGTAGGCGACCTGGGGCTTGCCGACCGTCGCCTCGACCCGGAACTCGCGCTTCATCCGGTCGACGAGGATCTCCAGGTGGAGCTCGCCCATGCCGGCGATGATCGTCTGGCCGGTCTCCTCGTCGGTCTTGACCGTGAAGGTCGGGTCCTCGTCGGAGAGCCGCTGGATCGCCATGCCCAGCTTCTCCTGGTCGCCCTTGGTCTTGGGCTCGATGGCGACCTCGATCACCGGAGCGGGGAAGGTCATCGACTCCAGGACGACGGGGTTCTGCTGGTCGCAGAGCGTGTGACCGGTCTTGGTGCCCTTCAGGCCCATCACGGCCACGATCTGACCCGCGCCGACCGACGCGATCTCCTCACGCTTGTTGGCGTGCATCTGGTAGACCTTGCCGATCCGCTCCCGCTTGCCGGTCACGGAGTTGAGCACCTGACCGCCGGCCTCCAGCTTGCCGGAGTAGACGCGCACGTAGATCAGCTGACCGAGGTGCGGGTCGGAGGCGATCTTGTAGGCGAGACCCGAGAAGGGCTCCTCGTCGGAGGGCTTCCGGACGATCTCGGTGTCCTCGTCGTCGACCTTGTGGCCCACGATGCCCTCGACGTCGAGCGGGCTCGGGAGGTACTTGACGACGGCGTCGAGCAGCGGCTGCACGCCCTTGTTCTTGAACGCCGTGCCGCACAGGACCGGGTTGACCTTGTCGGCCAGGGTCGCGCGGCGGATGGCGGCCTCGAGCTCCTCGACGGAGATGTCCTCGCCCTCGAGGTACTTCTCCATGATCTCGTCGTCGGCCTCGGCCAGGGTCTCGAGCAGCTTCTCGCGGTACTCGTCGGCCTGGGCCTGCAGCTCGGACGGGATCTCCTCGATCTCGTAGTCCTCGCCGATCCGGGTCTCGCCGCGCCAGGTCAGCGCACGCATCCCGACCAGGTCGATGACACCGAGGAAGTCGCTCTCCGCGCCGATCGGCAGCTGGACGACCAGCGGCGTCGAGTTGAGGCGGTCGACCATCATGTCGACGCAGCGGAAGAAGTCAGCACCGGTGCGGTCGAGCTTGTTGACGAAGCACATCCGGGGCACGGAGTACTTGTTGGCCTGCCGCCAGACGGTCATCGTCTGCGGCTCCACGCCGGCGACACCGTCGAAGACGGCCACCGCACCGTCGAGCACGCGCAGGGACCGCTCGACCTCGGCGGTGAAGTCGACGTGACCCGGGGTGTCGATGATGTTGATCTGGTGGTCCTTCCACCAGCACGTGGTCGCGGCGGAGGTGATGGTGATGCCGCGCTCCTGCTCCTGCTCCATCCAGTCCATGACGGCGGCACCGTCGTGGACCTCACCGATCTTGTAGGAGATGCCGGTGTAGAACAGGATGCGCTCGGTGGTGGTGGTCTTGCCGGCATCGATGTGCGCCATGATGCCGATGTTGCGGACGACGTTGAGGTCCGTGGTGATGTCGACAGCCACTAGAAGATCACAGTTCCTTGGTGGTCGGGTGGTGGGCAGCGGGTGGCGCCGGTGAGGCGGCCACCCGCCGCGCTGTCACCAGCGGTAGTGGGCGAAGGCCTTGTTGGACTCGGCCATCTTGTGGGTGTCCTCGCGCTTCTTCACCGCGGCACCGAGGCCGTTGGAGGCGTCGAGGATCTCGTTCATCAGTCGCTCGGACATCGTCTTCTCGCGACGGTCCTGGGCGTACCCGACCAGCCAGCGCAGGGCGAGGGTGGTGCCTCGCGTGCCCTTGACCTCGATCGGCACCTGGTAGGTGGCACCACCGACACGGCGGGACTTGACCTCGATGGCCGGCTTGACGTTGTCGAGCGCACGCTTCAGCGTCACGACGGGGTCGGTGCCGGTCTTCTCACGGCAACCCTCGAGCGCGGTGTAGACGATGCGCTGCGCGACCTGCTTCTTGCCGTCCTGCAGCACCTTCGAGACCAGCTG
The genomic region above belongs to Nocardioides coralli and contains:
- the fusA gene encoding elongation factor G; the encoded protein is MAHIDAGKTTTTERILFYTGISYKIGEVHDGAAVMDWMEQEQERGITITSAATTCWWKDHQINIIDTPGHVDFTAEVERSLRVLDGAVAVFDGVAGVEPQTMTVWRQANKYSVPRMCFVNKLDRTGADFFRCVDMMVDRLNSTPLVVQLPIGAESDFLGVIDLVGMRALTWRGETRIGEDYEIEEIPSELQAQADEYREKLLETLAEADDEIMEKYLEGEDISVEELEAAIRRATLADKVNPVLCGTAFKNKGVQPLLDAVVKYLPSPLDVEGIVGHKVDDEDTEIVRKPSDEEPFSGLAYKIASDPHLGQLIYVRVYSGKLEAGGQVLNSVTGKRERIGKVYQMHANKREEIASVGAGQIVAVMGLKGTKTGHTLCDQQNPVVLESMTFPAPVIEVAIEPKTKGDQEKLGMAIQRLSDEDPTFTVKTDEETGQTIIAGMGELHLEILVDRMKREFRVEATVGKPQVAYRETLRKRVENHSYTHKKQTGGSGQFAKVVVTLEPNVDPETGTGAGYEFANNVTGGRVPKEYIPSVDQGGQEAMEFGVLAGYPMVDVKFTLEDGAYHDVDSSELAFKIAGNQAFKEAARMAKPVLLEPMFAVEVTTPENFLGDVIGDINSRRGQVRNMEERHGDRVVDALVPLSEMFGYVGDLRSKTSGQASYSMEFDSYAEVPQSIADEIVKKVRGE
- a CDS encoding helix-turn-helix domain-containing protein, which produces MTDAPRVPGDVLIHLRRARDHLDRHFADDFDLDLLARLAGLSRFHFLRSFAATYRLTPAAYLAERRIERAQDLLRAANLTVTEVCHAVGYSSLGSFSSTFREIVGESPSEFQRRYAAQGTPRIPGCYVFMAGLVERSTATQEKAADGGRP
- a CDS encoding VOC family protein, which produces MITNISLLSLWVKDIDESKAFYTDVLGFEVGEDLQLGPDFRWCTVVHPAQPEIQLHLSTPSNPLPDYLVEAMNRAQDEGGLPGVGMNVDDCRATYEELRAKGVEFLQPPEERPYGIEALMRDNSGNWMVLVEKRDYSPEDFEGVDLG
- the rpsG gene encoding 30S ribosomal protein S7; protein product: MPRKGPAPKRPIDVDPVYGSQLVTQLVSKVLQDGKKQVAQRIVYTALEGCREKTGTDPVVTLKRALDNVKPAIEVKSRRVGGATYQVPIEVKGTRGTTLALRWLVGYAQDRREKTMSERLMNEILDASNGLGAAVKKREDTHKMAESNKAFAHYRW
- the tuf gene encoding elongation factor Tu, with amino-acid sequence MAKAKFERTKPHVNIGTIGHIDHGKTTLTAAISKVLHDKHPDLNEESPFDSIDKAPEERQRGITISIAHIEYQTEARHYAHVDCPGHADYIKNMITGAAQMDGAILVVAATDGPMPQTREHVLLARQVGVPALVVALNKCDMVDDEELIELVEMEVRELLTEYEFPGDDVPVVKVAAFPALQGEQKWADSIGELMDAVDEYIPQPERDTDKPFLMPVEDVFTITGRGTVITGRIERGIVKVNEEVEILGIREGSQKTTVTGVEMFRKLLDEGQAGENVGLLLRGTKREDVERGMVVAKPGTTTPHTNFEASVYILSKEEGGRHTPFFNNYRPQFYFRTTDVTGVVTLPEGKEMVMPGDNTEMTVELIQPIAMDEGLRFAIREGGRTVGAGRVTKITQ